In a genomic window of Lycium ferocissimum isolate CSIRO_LF1 chromosome 9, AGI_CSIRO_Lferr_CH_V1, whole genome shotgun sequence:
- the LOC132031333 gene encoding G-type lectin S-receptor-like serine/threonine-protein kinase At4g27290, with the protein MKVGFHFQLFFLISLFSIHQILSAASDTITTTQFLKDGELNITSSGGTFQMGFFSPGNSKNRYLGIWYKNIPVTTVVWVANRESPLTTNSGTLKVIKPGRLVIMNDTDHIIWSTNTSRSVLNPVAKLLDSGNLVVKDAGDDEIRSFLWQSFDYPTDTLLPGMKMGWNFVTGKEVYLSSGKNEEDPAPGDYTYHCDPSGYPQNILKKGKKVIYRSGPWNGLRFSGATSSRESPFYTFGVFSTKTEVYFSYRLLASVITRFVLNQNGALQRWTWGDRNKGWEPYLSLPTDNCDTYKLCGGYGSCNSLNSPVCGCLDKFVPKHIEDWKNADWSSGCVRRIELNCVKGDVFLKYSRVKLPDTRNSSFNVTMNLEECKRICSRNCSCMAYSNLDLRNGGSGCLLWFEDLLDIRQLPNEGQDIYIRMAASELASQDKSNGHKGKLLSWIIPLSAGVILVILSLVICIRRRKRASEKKKGCWGCNGSYKTDYHNGNHSEEFELPLFDLSTIAKSTNNFSVVSKIGEGGYGPVYKGVLEQGQEIAVKRLSRTSTQGQDEFKNEVMYIVKLQHRNLVKILGCCIQGEEKMLIYEYMPNGSLDSFIFDDTQSWVLDWPKRFHIINGIARGLMYLHQDSQLRIIHRDLKANNILLDSDMNPKISDFGIARSCEDDEFGAKTHRVVGTYGYLSPEYAVHGIYSVKSDVFSYGVLVLEIVSGKRNRKFSHPDHSLNLLGHAWKLYKEGRSMELLGEYPVDVRSTPEMIRSIHVGLLCVQHCPEDRPSMSSVVMMLNNEGVLPPAKQPGFFVEASAPDNEFSSSQYAHSMNEITFTTLDAR; encoded by the exons ATGAAGGTCGGTTTTCATTTTCAACTCTTCTTCCTTATCTCCTTATTTTCCATCCACCAAATTCTAAGTGCTGCATcagataccataacaacaactcAGTTTCTCAAAGATGGTGAACTCAATATCACTTCATCTGGTGGAACTTTCCAAATGGGATTCTTTAGTCCAGGTAACTCCAAGAACCGTTATCTTGGTATATGGTACAAGAACATTCCTGTTACTACAGTTGTTTGGGTTGCCAACAGAGAATCTCCACTGACAACTAATTCAGGTACCTTAAAAGTTATCAAACCAGGAAGACTTGTCATAATGAATGATACTGACCACATCATATGGTCTACAAATACTTCAAGATCCGTGCTAAATCCTGTTGCAAAGTTGTTGGATTCGGGGAATCTTGTCGTTAAAGATGCTGGTGATGATGAAATAAGGAGTTTTCTTTGGCAGAGTTTTGATTATCCTACTGATACACTTTTACCTGGTATGAAAATGGGGTGGAATTTTGTGACTGGTAAAGAAGTTTACTTGTCGTCGGGGAAGAATGAGGAGGATCCAGCTCcaggtgattatacataccatTGTGATCCTTCTGGTTATCCACAGAACATActgaagaaagggaaaaaagtgATATACAGGTCTGGACCATGGAATGGATTAAGGTTTAGCGGTGCAACAAGTTCAAGAGAAAGTCCATTTTATACATTTGGTGTGTTTTCAACTAAAACAGAAGTGTATTTTAGTTATCGGCTTTTAGCTTCGGTTATTACTAGGTTTGTTTTGAATCAGAATGGTGCGTTACAACGATGGACTTGGGGCGATAGGAATAAGGGTTGGGAACCTTACCTCTCGTTGCCAACGGATAATTGTGATACTTATAAGTTATGTGGAGGATATGGTAGTTGTAATAGTTTGAATTCACCGGTATGTGGATGTTTAGACAAGTTTGTGCCTAAACATATTGAAGATTGGAAAAACGCAGACTGGTCGAGCGGTTGTGTTAGGAGGATTGAACTGAATTGTGTTAAGGGAGACGTGTTTTTGAAGTATTCGAGAGTTAAATTACCAGACACGCGGAATTCATCGTTCAATGTGACTATGAACCTTGAAGAATGCAagaggatttgctcgagaaattgctcttgtatggcttacTCAAATCTTGACTTACGCAATGGAGGAAGCGGCTGCTTATTGTGGTTTGAAGATCTGCTTGATATCCGACAGCTACCCAACGAAGGGCAAGATATCTACATTAGAATGGCTGCCTCTGAATTAG CTAGTCAGGATAAATCAAATGGACACAAAGGAAAACTACTTTCCTGGATTATCCCATTATCAGCTGGAGTGATTTTGGTAATCCTAAGCCTAGTGATCTGCATTAGAAGGAGGAAAAGAGCttcagagaaaaagaaag GATGTTGGGGGTGCAATGGCAGTTACAAGACGGATTACCACAATGGGAATCATAGTGAAGAATTTGAGTTACCACTATTTGACTTATCTACAATAGCTAAATCGACGAACAACTTTTCAGTGGTGAGCAAAATTGGAGAAGGTGGCTATGGACCTGTTTACAAG GGCGTGCTTGAACAAGGACAGGAAATAGCTGTGAAGCGGCTATCTAGGACTTCAACACAAGGACAAGATGAGTTCAAGAATGAAGTGATGTATATTGTGAAACTTCAGCATAGAAATCTTGTGAAGATTCTTGGATGCTGCATTCAAGGAGAAGAAAAAATGTTGATCTATGAGTACATGCCAAATGGAAGTCTTGATTCGTTCATATTTG ATGACACACAAAGCTGGGTATTAGACTGGCCTAAGCGCTTTCACATCATCAACGGGATAGCACGGGGACTAATGTATCTGCATCAAGATTCTCAGTTGAGGATCATTCACAGGGACCTGAAAGCTAACAATATTTTACTAGACAGTGACATGAATCCAAAGATATCAGAttttggcatagcaagaagttGTGAAGATGACGAGTTTGGAGCCAAGACACACCGAGTGGTTGGAACATA TGGCTACCTTTCACCAGAATATGCTGTACATGGGATCTACTCGGTGAAGTCAGATGTATTTAGCTATGGTGTCTTAGTGCTGGAAATTGTGAGCGGGAAAAGGAACAGAAAATTCTCACATCCAGACCATAGCCTTAACCTTCTTGGACAT GCATGGAAACTCTATAAAGAAGGTAGATCAATGGAACTACTTGGGGAATATCCTGTTGATGTTCGTTCTACACCTGAAATGATACGATCAATCCATGTTGGTCTATTGTGCGTGCAACATTGCCCTGAAGATCGCCCAAGTATGTCTTCAGTGGTTATGATGTTAAACAACGAAGGTGTACTGCCACCTGCTAAACAGCCAGGTTTCTTCGTAGAAGCAAGTGCACCGGATAATGAATTCTCTTCTAGTCAATATGCACATAGTATGAATGAGATCACATTCACAACATTAGATGCAAGATAG
- the LOC132032080 gene encoding calcium-binding protein PBP1-like, which produces MAVTNDVEVVIGGHSGNSGYCVLFPMETARLKFYDFLPLMAEKLGGDGLINEMCNGFQLLMDKDKEVITFESLKKNSALMGLQDLKDDDLWSMIKEGDFDGDGVLNQMEFCVLMFRLSPTLMDQSNFLLEEALQNDFKDYDFAL; this is translated from the exons ATGGCGGTGACTAATGATGTAGAAGTGGTGATTGGTGGTCATTCTGGTAATAGTGGTTATTG TGTCCTATTTCCAATGGAAACCGCAAGgctgaaattttatgattttttgcCTCTTATGGCTGAAAAATTAGGTGGAGATGGTTTGATAAATGAGATGTGTAATGGTTTTCAATTATTAATGGACAAAGATAAAGAGGTCATCACATTTGAGAGCCTTAAGAAGAATTCTGCTTTGATGGGGCTTCAAGATTTGAAAGATGATGATCTTTGGAGTATGATTAAAGAAGGTGATTTTgatggagatggagttctcaatCAGATGGAATTTTGTGTGTTGATGTTTAGATTGAGTCCTACGTTAATGGATCAGTCTAATTTTTTATTAGAAGAGGCTCTTCAAAATGACTTCAAAGATTATGACTTTGccttgtaa